The following are encoded together in the Flavobacterium sp. TR2 genome:
- a CDS encoding AraC family transcriptional regulator, with product MKLEQTKIASYLNTKVSVLNRVEPFFQAPFHSHPELELVYVKESFGKRIIGNSVMPFEPGDMVFLGADIPHVWLNDEKYYQGIEDLRANSIVVYFHKDIFGPTFYELKETQKINELFVQAGKGISIIGKTNKQIAKKLEKLIFKKDFEVIVGLFEILSMLSESQDKIYINDEIYSLMQKDSKVDRLSEVFQYVNKNYKKNISLEEIAAVANMTRTSFCRMFRLKTKKNFVDYLHEIRISNACKLLLETDKSMSEIAYECGYKTASNFNKLFKKVKGITPSDFKNNAKVN from the coding sequence ATGAAATTGGAACAAACCAAAATAGCGTCATATCTCAATACGAAAGTTTCGGTGCTCAATCGTGTCGAACCTTTTTTTCAGGCGCCGTTTCATTCGCATCCAGAACTAGAATTGGTTTATGTTAAGGAGAGTTTTGGCAAGCGAATTATTGGAAATTCTGTAATGCCGTTTGAACCCGGAGATATGGTTTTTTTAGGTGCTGATATTCCTCATGTTTGGCTGAATGATGAAAAATATTATCAGGGAATTGAGGATTTAAGAGCGAACTCGATTGTGGTATATTTTCATAAAGACATTTTCGGACCGACTTTTTACGAATTAAAAGAAACCCAAAAAATAAACGAACTTTTTGTACAGGCGGGAAAGGGCATTTCGATTATCGGAAAAACCAATAAACAGATTGCAAAAAAGCTTGAGAAATTAATTTTTAAAAAAGACTTCGAAGTAATTGTCGGCCTGTTTGAAATTTTGTCTATGCTTTCAGAGAGTCAGGACAAGATTTACATCAATGACGAAATTTATTCGCTGATGCAGAAAGATTCAAAAGTAGACCGTCTTTCTGAAGTTTTTCAGTACGTCAATAAAAATTACAAAAAGAATATTTCCTTAGAAGAAATTGCCGCTGTCGCGAATATGACTCGGACTTCTTTCTGCAGAATGTTTAGACTGAAAACGAAGAAAAACTTTGTCGATTATCTGCACGAAATTAGAATTTCGAATGCCTGCAAATTATTACTGGAAACGGATAAAAGTATGTCTGAAATCGCGTATGAATGCGGGTATAAAACAGCTTCGAATTTTAATAAACTTTTCAAAAAAGTTAAAGGAATTACGCCTTCTGATTTTAAAAATAATGCGAAGGTGAATTAA
- a CDS encoding aldose epimerase family protein: MEIKHISHLKDTHYCKLFGLMPNKEEIYSFDLVNKNGMKVQIINYGATVTSIQIPANGKVTDVVLGFDNLESYLESYNLPSAPYFGTTVGRYAGRIHNATFSLNNKKFHLGGNNNGNTLHGGEIGFGRKVWSVTNAKTGENPSITFGLLSEHLDENFPGEMTVYLTYTLTEENELKLEYKATSTEDTVINLTHHSYFNLDGHDGNVLEQQMFIKSNKMLETNPDNIPTGNFTDLNNHDFDFRSAKNCPFPIDNSFVVNSKAEIAAQLISLKNKLRMNVYTDQPSVHIYVGGNCFGKLKGKENVDYNAQSGICFETQNFPDAPNHAHFPNALLKKGEEYTQKTLYKFETLN, translated from the coding sequence ATGGAAATAAAACACATATCGCATTTAAAAGATACTCACTATTGCAAATTGTTTGGTTTAATGCCTAATAAAGAAGAAATTTATTCTTTTGATCTGGTTAACAAAAACGGAATGAAAGTACAGATTATCAATTATGGAGCAACTGTAACTTCTATCCAGATTCCTGCAAACGGAAAAGTAACAGATGTTGTATTGGGGTTTGACAATTTAGAATCGTATTTAGAATCCTATAATTTACCGAGTGCTCCGTACTTTGGAACAACGGTTGGCCGTTATGCCGGGCGTATTCATAATGCAACTTTTAGCCTGAATAATAAAAAGTTTCACCTTGGAGGAAATAATAACGGAAACACGCTTCACGGCGGAGAAATAGGTTTTGGAAGAAAAGTTTGGAGCGTAACTAATGCAAAAACTGGAGAAAATCCGTCCATTACTTTTGGGCTTTTGAGCGAGCATTTAGACGAAAATTTCCCAGGAGAAATGACCGTTTACCTGACTTATACTTTGACCGAAGAAAATGAATTGAAACTAGAATATAAAGCAACCTCAACAGAAGATACCGTAATCAATTTGACGCATCACAGTTATTTTAACCTTGATGGACATGATGGTAATGTTTTGGAACAGCAGATGTTTATTAAATCGAATAAGATGCTGGAAACGAATCCTGATAATATTCCGACAGGAAACTTTACCGATTTGAACAATCATGATTTTGATTTTAGATCGGCTAAAAATTGCCCTTTCCCTATTGACAATTCTTTTGTAGTGAATTCTAAAGCTGAAATCGCTGCACAGTTGATTAGCTTAAAGAACAAACTGAGAATGAATGTTTACACCGATCAGCCGAGTGTGCATATATATGTAGGCGGAAATTGTTTCGGAAAACTAAAAGGAAAAGAAAACGTTGATTACAATGCCCAAAGCGGCATTTGTTTTGAAACGCAAAATTTCCCAGATGCGCCAAATCATGCTCATTTCCCGAATGCTCTTTTGAAAAAAGGAGAAGAATACACGCAAAAAACACTTTACAAATTTGAAACCCTAAACTAG
- the galK gene encoding galactokinase, which produces MNNTLIQNTVAFFEKSFGSSPQKTVLSPGRINIIGEHIDYNDGYVLPAAIDKVICFAFEKNNTKTSKIIAIDLNEEFEIDLTQEVKLSDVVWTNYIRGVIKQLQDNGFSFAGFNCVFSSNIPVGSGLSSSAALECGMIFGIKSLFDLKIEKKDISLLGQKAEHWVGINCGIMDQFSSVHGLENKVIQLDCNTLDFEYHNADFKDYSLILFDSNVKHSLFTSEYNTRRIECEEGLSIIKNHFPEVKSFRDATEEQVLSLKDKMAEKVFARVHFVVKEINRVIKACKALDQGNIEVLGELLFETHYGLSREYEVSCEELDMLVDTAKEDDAIIGSRLMGGGFGGCTINLVKKGHENEVKRKFSKLYLDTFGIELKFYDVKISNGTTLL; this is translated from the coding sequence ATGAACAATACTTTAATACAGAATACCGTTGCTTTTTTTGAGAAATCTTTCGGTTCTTCTCCTCAAAAAACGGTACTCTCTCCAGGCAGAATCAACATCATTGGAGAGCATATCGACTACAATGACGGTTATGTTTTACCTGCTGCAATTGACAAAGTAATCTGCTTTGCTTTTGAAAAAAACAACACAAAGACTTCTAAAATAATTGCTATCGATTTAAACGAAGAATTTGAAATCGACCTCACTCAAGAAGTAAAACTGAGCGATGTGGTTTGGACCAATTATATTCGTGGCGTCATCAAACAATTGCAAGACAACGGATTTTCGTTTGCTGGTTTTAACTGTGTTTTTAGCAGCAATATTCCGGTTGGTTCTGGACTGTCATCTTCTGCGGCTTTAGAATGCGGGATGATTTTCGGAATTAAATCTCTTTTTGATTTAAAAATTGAGAAAAAAGATATTTCATTATTAGGACAGAAAGCAGAACATTGGGTTGGCATCAACTGCGGAATTATGGATCAGTTTTCTAGTGTACACGGTCTCGAAAACAAAGTAATCCAATTGGACTGCAATACTTTAGATTTTGAATATCATAATGCCGATTTTAAAGACTATTCACTGATTTTATTTGATTCTAATGTAAAGCATTCGCTTTTTACGTCAGAATACAATACCAGAAGAATAGAATGTGAGGAAGGTTTATCCATCATAAAAAACCATTTTCCAGAAGTAAAAAGTTTTAGAGACGCTACAGAAGAACAGGTTTTGAGCCTTAAAGATAAAATGGCAGAAAAAGTCTTTGCTAGAGTTCATTTTGTGGTCAAAGAAATTAATCGCGTTATCAAGGCCTGCAAAGCTCTAGACCAAGGAAATATTGAAGTTTTAGGAGAATTGCTTTTTGAAACCCATTACGGACTATCGCGAGAATATGAAGTAAGCTGCGAAGAATTGGATATGCTTGTTGATACGGCAAAAGAGGACGATGCCATTATCGGTTCGAGACTTATGGGAGGCGGTTTTGGCGGCTGCACCATCAATTTAGTTAAAAAAGGACACGAAAATGAGGTTAAGCGTAAGTTTTCAAAGCTTTATTTAGATACATTTGGAATTGAATTAAAATTCTATGATGTAAAAATCTCAAACGGAACAACGCTACTTTAA
- a CDS encoding UDP-glucose--hexose-1-phosphate uridylyltransferase yields the protein MKNFDINEDPHRRFNPLLNEWILVSPHRAKRPWQGQNETISTEELPKYDSTCYLCPGNVRANGMNNPQYENSFVFENDFAAMKQEEIIFEDDIKHTFFKAKPEQGISRVVCFSPRHDLTLPEMEIADIENIIKTWQKEYTDLGNIKYINHVQIFENKGSVMGCSNPHPHGQIWAQSSLPTQVEKTQNSLKSYYDKNDRTLLEDYVKAELKAGDRIVIENDHFVALVPFWAIWPYETMIVSKRAVNKITDFTAEESTAFAKILKQLTTKYDNLFNTSFPYSSGIHQSPTDGLLHPEWHFHMHFYPPLLRSATVKKFMVGYEMLGESQRDITPEKSAEILRQLSDVHYKSLVKA from the coding sequence ATGAAAAATTTTGACATTAACGAAGATCCCCACAGACGTTTCAACCCATTGCTTAACGAATGGATATTGGTTTCACCTCATCGTGCAAAACGCCCGTGGCAGGGACAAAATGAAACTATTTCAACCGAAGAACTTCCTAAATATGACTCAACTTGCTATTTGTGTCCAGGAAATGTCCGCGCCAACGGAATGAATAATCCGCAATACGAAAACAGTTTTGTTTTTGAAAATGATTTTGCTGCTATGAAACAGGAAGAGATTATTTTTGAAGACGATATTAAGCACACTTTTTTTAAAGCAAAACCTGAACAGGGAATTTCAAGAGTAGTCTGCTTTTCGCCAAGACACGATCTGACTTTGCCTGAAATGGAAATTGCCGATATTGAAAACATCATAAAGACCTGGCAGAAAGAATATACCGATTTAGGAAACATAAAATACATCAACCACGTTCAGATTTTTGAAAACAAAGGAAGCGTAATGGGCTGCAGCAACCCGCACCCGCACGGACAAATCTGGGCGCAGTCTTCATTGCCGACTCAGGTTGAAAAAACACAAAACAGCTTAAAATCATATTACGATAAAAACGACAGAACATTATTGGAAGATTATGTAAAAGCTGAATTAAAAGCTGGAGATCGTATCGTAATCGAAAATGATCATTTTGTTGCACTGGTTCCGTTCTGGGCAATCTGGCCTTACGAAACGATGATTGTAAGCAAAAGAGCCGTAAACAAAATCACCGATTTTACAGCTGAAGAGAGTACCGCTTTCGCGAAAATCTTAAAACAGCTGACAACAAAGTATGACAATTTATTCAACACTTCATTCCCATATTCTTCAGGAATTCACCAATCGCCAACAGATGGCTTGCTGCATCCGGAATGGCATTTCCATATGCATTTTTATCCACCATTGTTAAGATCGGCAACTGTAAAGAAATTTATGGTTGGCTACGAAATGCTGGGAGAATCGCAACGTGACATTACACCTGAAAAAAGCGCCGAAATCTTGAGACAGCTTTCAGATGTGCATTACAAAAGTCTCGTAAAAGCGTAA
- a CDS encoding sodium/sugar symporter produces the protein MNQNLAFADYAVFIIYFIVVSVYGYTVYRKRKQDEHDAKAYFLAEGNLTWWAIGASLIASNISAEQFIGMSGEGFFLGIAVAAYEWLAAVALIIVAVWFIPVYLKNKIYTMPQFLKTRYNESTALIMAVFWLFLYVFVNLTSILYLGAVAINGLAGGEYLHVIMLGLAIFALFISLGGMKVVAYTDVIQVAVLIIGGLVTSYIALTTVGQYFGVGENAIAGFKVLMKEAPEHFKMIIPKPTAASSQLEIDKYLTFPGLLSYAAGIWIINLNYWGCNQYITQRALGADLQTARTGILFAGMLKLLMPLIVMLPGIAAYVLYTNGHLPQLVGGKDGAYSAVLTFLPTGLKGLSVAALTAAIVASLAGKVNSISTIYTLDVHKKYIQKDAGEKQQVNIGRLAVFVAMLLAVLFTWNDILGIGGVGGFTYIQKYTGFISPGVFAMFFLGMFWKRTTGSAAIVGVILGFLLSVLFNEYAPALFGNDTLLYTAYPNGKGAFEIPFHICMGLSFLFTMIAMILISFAGPKVNPKAFETEPGMFKVKPQTTVLIVITMLIIIALYVKFW, from the coding sequence ATGAACCAAAACCTCGCTTTCGCAGATTATGCGGTTTTTATTATTTATTTTATCGTAGTCTCTGTCTACGGTTACACCGTTTACCGCAAACGTAAACAAGACGAGCACGATGCTAAAGCTTACTTTTTGGCTGAAGGAAATTTAACCTGGTGGGCAATTGGAGCTTCTCTTATTGCTTCTAATATCTCTGCAGAGCAGTTCATCGGAATGAGCGGTGAAGGTTTCTTCTTAGGAATCGCTGTTGCTGCTTACGAATGGCTTGCTGCCGTTGCCCTTATTATCGTGGCCGTATGGTTTATACCTGTTTATCTTAAAAACAAGATTTACACTATGCCACAGTTCTTAAAAACACGTTACAACGAGTCTACAGCGCTTATCATGGCAGTATTCTGGCTGTTTTTATATGTTTTTGTAAACTTAACTTCAATTTTATACTTAGGAGCTGTTGCTATTAACGGTCTTGCCGGTGGAGAATATCTTCATGTTATCATGTTAGGATTAGCCATCTTTGCTTTATTTATTTCTCTTGGCGGAATGAAAGTTGTGGCGTACACAGACGTTATTCAGGTTGCGGTTTTAATCATTGGAGGTTTGGTAACTTCTTATATTGCCTTAACAACTGTTGGGCAATACTTTGGAGTAGGCGAAAATGCAATTGCCGGTTTCAAAGTTTTAATGAAAGAAGCTCCAGAGCATTTCAAAATGATTATTCCTAAACCGACTGCTGCTTCTTCACAATTAGAAATCGATAAATATTTAACTTTCCCTGGATTGTTATCTTACGCTGCCGGTATCTGGATCATCAACTTAAACTACTGGGGATGTAACCAATATATTACACAGAGAGCACTTGGTGCAGATTTACAGACAGCACGTACGGGAATTTTATTTGCTGGTATGCTAAAATTATTAATGCCGCTTATCGTAATGCTTCCTGGTATTGCTGCTTACGTTTTATATACAAATGGTCACCTGCCACAATTGGTTGGAGGAAAAGACGGAGCTTATTCTGCTGTCTTAACATTCCTTCCGACAGGTTTAAAAGGACTTTCTGTTGCCGCTCTTACTGCTGCAATCGTAGCTTCTTTGGCTGGAAAAGTAAACAGTATCTCGACAATTTATACATTAGATGTTCATAAAAAATACATTCAGAAAGATGCTGGCGAGAAACAGCAAGTAAACATCGGGCGCCTTGCCGTTTTTGTTGCCATGCTTCTAGCAGTTTTATTTACATGGAATGATATTTTAGGAATCGGTGGCGTTGGAGGATTTACCTACATCCAAAAATACACCGGATTCATCAGCCCTGGAGTTTTTGCGATGTTCTTCTTAGGTATGTTCTGGAAAAGAACTACAGGATCTGCAGCTATCGTTGGAGTAATTTTAGGATTCTTATTATCTGTTTTATTCAACGAGTACGCTCCGGCATTATTTGGAAACGACACACTTTTATATACTGCTTACCCTAACGGAAAAGGAGCTTTTGAAATTCCTTTCCACATCTGTATGGGATTATCATTCTTATTTACAATGATTGCAATGATTCTGATCAGTTTCGCTGGGCCAAAAGTAAACCCTAAAGCATTCGAGACAGAACCTGGAATGTTTAAAGTTAAACCGCAGACAACAGTCTTAATCGTTATTACGATGCTGATTATTATTGCGCTTTATGTTAAGTTCTGGTAA
- a CDS encoding SDR family oxidoreductase, with amino-acid sequence MQLSLTQKIIIVTGGAKGIGLGIVKVLAEENAIPFIVGRNENDNIKAVEELKAIGKEAHQVAADLTKPEDCKKAVEAVIAKFGRIDGLVNNAGVNDGVGLENGNYEDFTASLHKNLVHYYLMAQHALPYLKESKGAIVNIGSKTAETGQGGTSAYAASNGGRNALTREWAVELLKYSIRVNAVIVAECYTPLYETWINTFENKEEKLAAITKNIPLENRMTTAEEIANMVVFLLSEKSSHTTGQIIYVDGGYTHLDRSI; translated from the coding sequence ATGCAGTTATCATTAACCCAAAAAATCATTATCGTTACAGGTGGCGCAAAAGGAATCGGTTTAGGAATCGTTAAGGTTTTAGCCGAAGAAAATGCAATTCCGTTTATCGTTGGACGTAACGAAAATGATAACATCAAAGCCGTAGAAGAGTTAAAAGCCATTGGAAAAGAAGCGCATCAAGTTGCCGCCGATTTGACAAAACCTGAAGACTGCAAAAAAGCCGTTGAAGCCGTTATCGCAAAATTTGGCCGTATTGACGGACTTGTAAATAATGCCGGCGTTAACGACGGCGTTGGATTAGAAAACGGAAATTATGAAGACTTTACCGCTTCTCTCCACAAAAATTTAGTGCATTATTATTTAATGGCACAGCACGCTCTTCCGTACTTGAAAGAATCGAAAGGAGCAATCGTAAACATTGGTTCTAAAACTGCCGAAACAGGTCAAGGCGGAACTTCTGCTTATGCCGCTTCAAACGGTGGAAGAAATGCTTTAACCAGAGAGTGGGCTGTTGAATTGCTAAAATACAGCATTCGTGTAAACGCCGTAATTGTAGCAGAATGTTATACCCCGCTTTACGAAACTTGGATCAATACTTTTGAAAATAAAGAAGAAAAACTAGCGGCAATCACTAAAAATATTCCATTAGAAAATCGAATGACAACAGCTGAAGAAATCGCCAATATGGTAGTTTTCTTATTGTCTGAAAAATCAAGCCATACTACTGGACAGATTATTTACGTTGATGGCGGTTATACTCATTTAGACCGATCTATTTAA
- a CDS encoding SDR family NAD(P)-dependent oxidoreductase: MFSLQNKKAIITGGGSGIGRAISVLFAKQGAEVHVLELTEESAKETVEEIKSAGGSVFAHACDVSNHEQVKSTFEKIGNIHILVNNAGIAHVGKVDTTSESDFDRIMNVNVKGVYNCLHASIPALRNSGGGVILNLASIASWVGIPDRFAYSTAKGAVMAMTLSVAKDYLHDKIRCNSISPARVHTPFVDGFIAKNYPGKEEEIFEKLSQSQPIGRMGKPEEIATLALFLCSDESSFITGSDYPIDGGFIKLNN, from the coding sequence ATGTTTTCATTACAAAATAAAAAAGCAATTATCACTGGCGGCGGAAGCGGAATTGGAAGAGCGATTTCGGTTTTATTTGCGAAACAGGGTGCAGAAGTTCATGTTTTAGAATTAACAGAAGAAAGCGCAAAAGAAACGGTTGAAGAAATTAAATCTGCTGGAGGAAGTGTTTTTGCTCACGCCTGCGATGTTTCAAACCACGAACAAGTAAAATCGACTTTTGAGAAAATCGGAAATATTCATATTCTAGTTAACAACGCTGGAATTGCTCACGTTGGAAAAGTAGACACAACTTCTGAATCTGATTTTGACCGAATTATGAATGTAAACGTAAAAGGAGTTTACAACTGCCTTCATGCTTCGATTCCCGCATTGAGAAATTCTGGCGGAGGAGTGATCTTAAACTTGGCTTCTATTGCAAGCTGGGTCGGTATTCCAGATCGTTTTGCCTATTCTACTGCAAAAGGTGCGGTTATGGCCATGACTTTATCGGTTGCAAAAGATTATTTGCATGATAAAATCAGATGCAATTCAATTTCTCCTGCGCGAGTTCACACGCCTTTCGTAGACGGATTTATCGCTAAGAATTATCCTGGAAAAGAAGAAGAAATTTTCGAAAAATTATCTCAATCACAACCAATCGGCCGCATGGGAAAACCTGAAGAAATCGCCACTTTAGCCCTATTCTTATGCAGCGACGAATCATCTTTCATCACAGGTTCAGATTACCCAATTGATGGAGGTTTTATCAAATTGAATAACTAA
- a CDS encoding UxaA family hydrolase codes for MSENNTKKLVVKLHPDDNVLVALTDLQKGDSIHFENETYILQDLIKAKHKFYMQDMKQGEEVNMYGVLVGKVQNDVAKGSLMTTENLKHAADPYAYRNASYEWNAPDVSKFENRTFKGYKRKDGRVGTANYWLFIPTVFCENRNLDVIKEALHKQLGYAVTDKYNQFTHELLESYLNGNDINDINIELNPTPKNKRVFENVDGIKFLNHQGGCGGTRQDAATLSALLASYANHPNVGGITLLSLGCQHLQVQDFVNDVKKQNPDFDKPLFIFEQQQTESEEVLITNAIKKTFEGLIEINKYERTDAPLSDLCIGVKCGGSDGFSGVSANPAVGYTSDLVVALGGKILLAEFPELCGAEQNLIDRCVTEDKAKKFIDLMESYDELAHKVGSGFHMNPSPGNIKDGLITDAIKSAGAAKKGGTSPVVDVLDYTELVTKPGLSLVCTPGNDVEATTGKAASGATLILFTTGLGTPTGNPVCPVIKVATNSVLATRMKDIIDIDCGPIISGEKSIEEMGEEILEYCIKAASGEIIPKAVQLNQDDFIPWKRGVSL; via the coding sequence ATGTCTGAGAATAACACAAAAAAACTGGTTGTAAAACTACATCCGGATGACAATGTTTTGGTTGCCTTAACCGATCTTCAAAAAGGCGATTCGATTCATTTTGAAAACGAAACTTACATTTTGCAAGACCTCATCAAAGCCAAGCACAAATTCTATATGCAAGATATGAAGCAGGGAGAAGAAGTAAATATGTACGGTGTTTTGGTTGGAAAAGTGCAAAACGATGTGGCAAAAGGAAGTTTAATGACAACTGAAAACCTTAAACACGCTGCCGATCCTTACGCCTACCGAAATGCTTCGTACGAATGGAATGCGCCTGATGTTTCAAAATTCGAAAACAGAACTTTTAAAGGCTACAAAAGAAAAGATGGACGTGTTGGAACGGCCAATTACTGGCTTTTTATTCCGACTGTTTTTTGCGAAAACCGAAATCTTGACGTAATCAAAGAAGCATTGCATAAACAGTTGGGCTATGCCGTGACGGATAAATACAACCAATTTACGCACGAATTGTTGGAAAGTTATTTGAATGGAAATGACATTAACGATATTAATATTGAATTGAATCCGACTCCAAAAAACAAACGCGTTTTTGAAAATGTAGACGGAATTAAATTCTTAAACCACCAAGGCGGCTGTGGCGGAACGCGTCAGGATGCTGCTACTTTGAGCGCTTTGCTGGCTTCTTATGCAAATCACCCAAACGTGGGCGGAATTACACTTTTGAGTTTAGGATGCCAGCATTTGCAAGTTCAAGATTTTGTAAATGATGTAAAAAAACAAAACCCTGATTTCGACAAACCGCTGTTTATTTTTGAGCAGCAGCAGACAGAAAGCGAAGAGGTTCTGATTACAAATGCTATAAAAAAGACTTTTGAAGGCTTAATTGAAATCAACAAATACGAAAGAACCGATGCTCCTTTAAGCGATTTATGCATTGGTGTAAAATGTGGCGGAAGCGATGGTTTCAGCGGGGTTTCTGCAAATCCTGCTGTAGGTTATACTTCTGATTTAGTCGTAGCTTTAGGCGGAAAAATTCTTTTGGCCGAATTTCCAGAATTATGTGGTGCCGAGCAGAATTTAATCGACCGATGTGTTACTGAAGATAAAGCTAAAAAATTTATCGATTTAATGGAATCTTACGATGAGTTGGCGCATAAAGTAGGTTCTGGTTTCCACATGAATCCTTCTCCGGGAAATATTAAAGACGGTTTAATTACAGATGCAATTAAAAGTGCGGGAGCAGCCAAAAAAGGCGGAACTTCTCCTGTTGTTGATGTTTTAGATTATACCGAATTGGTTACAAAGCCAGGCTTAAGTCTGGTTTGCACACCAGGAAATGATGTAGAAGCTACAACTGGAAAAGCAGCTTCTGGTGCAACTCTAATTTTGTTTACAACCGGATTGGGAACTCCAACAGGAAACCCGGTTTGTCCGGTAATTAAAGTAGCAACAAACTCAGTTTTGGCAACAAGAATGAAAGATATTATCGACATTGACTGCGGGCCAATTATCAGCGGAGAAAAATCTATTGAAGAAATGGGCGAAGAAATTTTAGAATATTGCATCAAAGCGGCAAGCGGAGAAATCATTCCGAAAGCGGTTCAATTAAACCAAGACGATTTTATTCCGTGGAAACGCGGCGTATCTTTATAA